The genomic interval GACCGTATTTCATTGTAAGAAAATAACTTATTTCAAATAAAAATATAATAATTGGAATATTGTTTGATTTTTTTATGAATAGATTTGCAGCTTAAATAATAAATACATTTTACAAATTTATGCCACAAGGTACAGTAAAGTTCTTTAACGAAAGCAAAGGATACGGCTTTATTAAAGACGATGATTCACAACAAGACATTTTTGTGCATGTTTCAGGTTTAGAAGAAGAAATCCGGGAGAACGACCGTGTTTCTTACAAAATTACCGAAGACAAAAGAGGTAGCAAGGCAATCGAAGTGAAGATGGTATAATCCTTTATATCCAAGTTCAGATTTGCTAAATCCCCTAAGTTGCTCAACTTAGGGGATTTTTCATTGTTGATATAAAACAAAAGGCTCATACATGATGAGCCTTTTGCTATTGTGTTTCTCCGCAATATTGGGTTACGGCTTGTTTTGCCGCCTGATGTCCCAGGCGGTTGGCTTGTTTGAGGCTAATACACCCTTGTTCTTTGTTCTGTGCCGACAAATGAGCCAGGCCTAAACTATAATAGGCTTTTGCCATCTTTCTATCCAGCTCAGCCGCTTTAGCAAAATCAGTAATACTTCCTTTCAAATCCTGTAGCTCAAACCTAAAAACACCCCGGTTATAATAGGCATTCGCGTCGGAAGGTGCTAACAGAATGGCTTTGTCGAAGTCAGCTAAGGCTTCTCTTATTTTACCGGTTTTATGGTAAATAAAAGCCCGGTTGGTATATAAATCTGAAGAATCCGGTTGTAAAGTAATCGCCTTATCCGAATCAGCAAGAGCGTTACTCATATCATTTAAAGCTAACCTCACTTGTGCCCGGTTATAATAGGGTTTATAGGATTCCGGATTGAGTCGAATGGCCTGCTCATAATCCAGCAATGCTTCCTGGTATTTTTTTAATTCAAAATACGTTACAGCCCTGGCATTAAAAGCTTCCGAATTTTCCACATCTTTCTCAATCGCCTGGTTCAGATAAGGCAAGGCTTCGCTGAATTTTTGCGCCTGCATCATTTCACGGCCTTTTTTCAGAAAAGCTTCAGAAGATTGAGTACAGCCGGTAAGAATAATATTAAAAAATATAAATAATACTAAACCTTGTAGGGTAATTTTGAAATAGCCATTCATAATTTAAAAGGATGAAATCTTACACTAGTGTATAAGGCTATACGTGAGTTACCACTTTCGCCTTCTAATCGCCTATGATAACCGAAAGTATTTGCCATAGCCAAAGTATTTGCTTTGCAGGTAACTATTGTTTCTTTTAAAGCTCTCTGATTAATCTCTTCCTCTGTAATTCTTCTGGAAGGAGATGGTCGCTCAGAAATACTATTCTTATAATCATATCGAAGCCGGGCCATATTTACTTTTTGAGTACTTTTCACATAAGCAAAAGGCGCTTTATTTAACGTAATATCCTCCAGATATAACCAGGCCTTATATGTATCATAATAGGTATCAGAATGCATATGTGTTTGTGTATCTGCATGACGGTTCCCTTCTCCCTGTTCTAGCACTTCCAGCCATTTTACAATATTTTCCGGCTTAATACCTTTTTTTGTGGTGCTTCCAAACAAAGTCAATAACTTTTCATTATTAAAATAGTTGAGTAGCGTAGGTGCTTTCGTAATCAGTTGATCAGTCAAATCAAATACTTTTAAAGAATTAGGCCCATCTTTTATAACCCTGCTTATATTAGCAGGATCACTTATTAACTGCATCGCTTCCTGTTTAATTTTTGCAAATTCTTCTGCAGGCAAAAAATTGGAAATAACCAGTAAGCCTTCTTCTTTTAATGTATTAATTTGATCAGTTAAACTGTTACCTTCGCTTTTTGACCGTATCTGGCTTGCCAAATTGGCCATAATGATTCTGAATGGTTGTACGCCTATTTTATTTAATAACGTGCTATCCACAAGCTTTTCCTTAGAAAAAATTTGAGATAAAGGGTTTGCTGCCATGTTATATCAATGTTAGGTAATTCAAATAATAGAGATTTCAGTTGCTATATGAACATAACTAAAAACATCTGCTAATTTTGAGTCGGGTTTTAAAAAATCCAAGATAGTTTTAAAAAATCCAAGATAGTAAATATTTAATCCTCCACTTCCAATTGTTCGAGAATCTGGGCAAGCTGATCAAAATCTTTTAGTCCTGGCCTGATCTCATGGCTACCTTTCAGGGCAATTCCTTTGATTGAGGTGTCAGCTAACAGTTTTTCAACATCCACCAACATACCTCCAGCGTCCAGCAGAACCGGATATAATGCTGTTACCTCGCCAATTGTAACAAGTAATTCCTCTGTAAAACTTATTACCTCAACCAGAAAAAAGTCGACATATGGAGCAACTGGCTTATACTTTTGTTGAAAATCTGTAATCGTCCAGCGTTCCTGCCAGATTACTTTACAAATCAGAGGAATGCCTGCTGAATGTAATTCTTCCCAGTTATCTGAATCCTCTGTTTGCAGGTAATCCAGAGAATAAGTAGCCAGTAAACTTTTCAGGTCCGTATATTCTGCCCTGGGTAATTCTCCTACTTTTTTTATCCCGGCCACCCATTCATTTATCACTTTAAATGTCTGAGGTTCTACATATCCCGGTGAACTGGCATCCAGCTCGAACCCAAGCATTTCTACACCCATCCCGGCACAATATCTGGCATCGCTCAAATTGGTAATGCCATTTACAATAACTATGGTTTTTAATGCCATCCGGCAGTCTGTTTACAAATTTTAACCAAATAATCATTCCGGATCTTTGTCCCAGATACGGTTCAGGCTGATTACCTTGTATGATCCTGATGCAAATATAGGAGCTTTCGGGCAGGTTTACCCTGTTTTGCAGCAGCAATCTCATTTAATCGCAGGCGAAAAGAGTATGAATGCTTTCAGAAGTATCTTTTTTGTTTCCTACACACTCTACATATACACACCCTGCATATTTATTGTATCAACCAGCACAATTGCCTGTATTAACTAGACTTGAAAGGATAAATAGAGGTTAATCCGGCTTATTATACTTTTTTCATTTGTTTTTATTCATTTTTTTAGAAATTTACAAGCTAGTCCATTTGTTTCGTACCACCATGGCTTTAGTGAAAACCACCTCAAATAAACTTACCACGATCACCCGCAATGAAGACTGGGCCAGTGTGCTTATTGGATTCTTGTTGATCGGCATTATTCTGTTTGTATATAAACCCGCTGTTGTAAAGTTTAGCTGGAACTCAGCCCAGACGTTCCTGGCAACAGCTACCCATTCCGTTAGTCTGATGAATTTTTTATCAGTTACCTTACTATTACTTGGCGTAACGGCTTTATTGCGCATTGTGAATAATGAGAACATCCAGAGTTTTATTGCTGGCTTTATTGTGCTTAGCCTGCTATCGTATATTTCGCTGGTACTGACAGCCAATGAGGCACTCAAGTATTGGGGGCTGGAATATGTAATTTTCTCTTTGCTGCTGGGCATCATTTTCCGGACCATTTTTGGGCTTCCTGCTTTCTTGAAAGAGGCGGTAAACTCTGAGTTTTATACCAAAACCGGACTGGTGATCCTGGGAACGGGTATCATATTCGCCGACATTTTACAGGCAGGTGCCTTAGGACTGGCGCAGGCCGTGATTGTGGTGCTGTGTGTGTGGTATTTTGCTTTCTGGGTATCCAAAAAAATGCGTTTAGACGACGAACTAAGCGCCATGATTGCCAGTGCTGTTTCTATCTGCGGCGTTTCAGCGGCTATTGCTGCCTGCGGCGCTATCAAAGGGGATTCCAAAAAACTTTCCTATGTAGTGTCACTTGTTTTGATCGTAGCGGTGCCCATGCTGGTAGTAATGCCCATGCTTGCCAATGCCATGCATCTGTCACCGGCGGTAGGTGGTGCCTGGCTGGGTGGAACCATTGATACAACCGGTGCGGTGGTTGCCTCTGGTGCCTTGCTGGGTGAAGATGCATTAAAAACTTGTACCATTGTTAAATTTTCTCAGAATGTATTGCTGGGAGTAGCGGCGCTCCTGCTGTCTGTTTCCTGGACATTGAAGAAGCAGCCAGGCAAAAAAGTGGATTACCACGTCATATGGGAGCGCTTTCCTAAATTTGTGCTGGGTTTTCTGGCAGCCTCCCTCCTGTTCTCCTTTGTATTGCAGCCTGAAACAGTAAAAGCCGGTAAGGATAGTTTTAAATTTGTTCAGACACTATGGTTCTCTCTGGCCTTTGTATGCATCGGTCTGGAAACTAACTTCAGAGATCTGTTCCGGATGGAAGATGGCAGGCCGCTGATGGCTTTTCTGACGGCACAAACCTTTAATATCATTATTACTTTAGCCATTGCATTGCTTTTATTCGGAGGAATTTTGTTTGCTGTACCTGTTTTTACTAAATAAGTTGACACCAGCCGCTTAGATTTTTAAGAATACATCCGCTAATTGATTTATTTTACAGACATAATTTTCTAACCATGAGCCGGGACAGCCAGCTACTGAATGTACGTCCGACTTTACATATTGACAGTGAATCAGCCTTGCCGGAAGAGCAATTCCAGAACCAGACATTACGGCCAATACTTAAACTACAAAACGATTTGCTGCTGGTTATTTTTGAAAGCTTCCTGGCTGAGAAAAGCATACATTTTGAACGCCTGACTGCTTTTCAACAACGTGTTTCGATTGAGAATGCCATAAAAAAAGATCTGCCCGTCCGGCATACCTTAATCGGTTGTATTATGGGTTTGCTTACCAAAGCAGAATACGAAACCTTTCTGGCAAACCGGCTGGCCTATAACAAGCGATTAACAGCCCTGATCATTAGCCGGCTTACCGACCAGCTGGTGAAAGCACAGTAGTAAACTGGTCAATTGTTGTTGGTAATAGGTAATAGTCAGAAGCCATAATATACAACCTGATACAAGGTTTTATAAAAATAACAAACTATTTAGGCAATTAATAATCACTACTAACAACTGATTGATAAACAATAACCATACTTTAACTTTTAACCCGTTTTTTCATGCCCCTGCTGATTGTTGCCTTAGGAATACTCTTGTTGCTCCTGTTAATGCTAGTGTTCAAGTTGAATGCATTTTTATCCCTGATCCTGGTTTCGCTGGTAGTAGGCATAGCGGAAGGGATGCCGGCAAGTGCTGTGATCACTTCCATTCAAAATGGCGTAGGCAGTACACTCGGTTCGCTGGCGCTGATCATAGGTTTTGGAGCCATGCTGGGCAATCTGGTGGCAGAAAGTGGGGCTGCCCAGCGGATTACCTATAGTTTGATAAATAAATTCGGCATAAAGAACATTCACTGGGCAATGGTGATCACCGGGTTTGTGGTGGGCATTCCCTTGTTCTATAATGCTGGCTTTGTGATTCTGATTCCCATTGTATTTACCCTGGCTGCTTCTACCGGCCTGCCTCTGGTGTATGTAGGCATACCAATGGCAGCGGCTTTGTCGGTAACGCATGGGTTTTTACCGCCACATCCCGGACCTTCGGCCATTGCGGTAATTTACAAAGCTGATATAGGCTTAACGCTGGTGTATGGAACAATCATTGCCATCCCAACTATCATTCTGGCCGGACCTGTGTTTTCCAAATTCCTTAAAAACATTAATTCTAATCCACCTAAAGGATTGTTTGTAGTGAAAGAATATACCGATGACCAGATGCCCAGTTATGGTGTCAGCCTGTTTACCGCATTAGTGCCTGTATTGCTCATGGCGATCTCTGCCTCTATCAACTTTTTTCTGCCACAGGACTCTCCTGCCAGGCCAGTTTTCTCCTTCCTGGGCGATCCGGTGATTGCCCTGCTCATTTCGGTGCTGGTAGCCATTGTAACGCTGGGCCTGAACCGGGGAAAATCCATGACAGAAGTGATGCAGATCATTACCAGCTCTATTTCGGGCATTGCCATGATCTTACTCATCATCGGAGGTGGAGGTGCGTTGAAACAAGTGCTGGTCGATAGCGGTGTAGGAAATTATATTGCAGACCTGGGCAAGGAAGCGCAGTTTTCTCCCCTGGTACTGGCCTGGAGCGTAACTGCTTTGCTCCGGATATGCTTGGGTTCTGCCACGGTGGCCGGGCTTACGGCGGCTGGAATCGTATTGCCGGTGATCGCCACCAGCGGTGCTAACCCCGAACTGATGGTGCTGGCCACTGGTGCCGGCAGCCTGATGCTCTCGCATGTGAATGATCCCGGCTTCTGGATGTTTAAAGAATATTTCGGCCTGACACTGCCCCAGACCTTATCCTCCTGGTCGGTGATGGAAACCATTGTGTCGGTAATGGGTTTGCTGGGTGTGCTGGTGCTGGATGCATTTGTTTAACCCAAAATAGTGGTTTTCTTTCACTAAATCATTATATTTACCCCTCATTTAATCTAATAATCACCTATGAAACAAATCGGAATGATGGTAATGGCACTTTTGTTAACAGTGACCTTTACGTATGCCCAGGATAACAAACAAAGCCCCAAAGCCACCGTAGATGGAAAGGTTATTGATGTTACTTATAACCAACCTTCGCTTCGTGGACGGGCCTTTGGAAAAGAGCTTGCTCCCTATGGAAAAGTCTGGCGTACTGGTGCAGATGCTGCTACTACTGTTGTATTTGCCAAAGACGTAAAATTCGGAGGTAAAGACGTAAAAGCAGGCACGTACACCCTGTACACCATCCCTACTGAAAAAGAGTGGACTGTGATCCTAAATAAGCAAAATGGTCAGTGGGGTACTGTATATGATGAGAAGCAAGACCTGCTCCGGGTGACTGCTCCCGTAAAAAAAGCCTCCTCTCCTACTGAAAAGTTCACCATTAAAGTAGATGATAAGGCGAATGCTTCTGACCTTGTAATGATGTGGGCCGATGCGACCGTAAGTGTACCGGTAACGTATTAATCCGCTTTCACCTGTTGTATGCAGCTATTGCCTCCGGGGCAGTAGCTGCTTTTTTATTGCCCTTTATGCTGGCTTCTTTCCAATATCAATTTATTTTATCCCTCTCTGTACGTGATATAGCAGCCCATAAACCAGACTGTTTGTAGCACAATACACCGGATGCCGTAACGAAACAAGTGTACATCAGACACACACCTGCCTTTGAATGGTTTCATAAGGCCTAGGTTGCCGGGTACAATGCCTATGTACAAAAAAATAATGCTTGTGAACTCAGGTACAACTCCATTCAACACGAAGACAGTGCCTGTGCCCACGGGCAACTATGCATGTGCACAAGTTACAAGACCTCTGCACAGATTTATAATGCCTGTGAATAAAGTCAGCAAGGTTATGTACAAACTCAGGAAAGCTATGTACATTTTCAGCAAGCCTGTGTATAAATTCAGCAAGGCAATGTACAAACTCAGGGAGCCTATGTATAAGATCAGATGAGGTATGCACAGTTTCAGCAAGCCTGTGTAAAAAGTCAGCTAAGCTCTGCATTATACAAGGACGGCTGTGCACACTTTGTACTTATCTGTGTATACACTCAGCAAAGCTATGTATAAATTCAGTTGGGCTGTGTAAACTTTCAGCAAGCCTATGTACACTTTTAGTATGCTTATATAGCTGTAAAGGATGGCGTATATAAAACATAAGTATGTTGTGTATACACAATCTCTGCCTTTTACAGGTATCTTAACAGTTTACTAGCATTAGCATTGTTGGAGGTAAGGGAACTTATAAAGCTATCAATCACCTCTTTTTACGTACATCTCAGTATAACCCAGGAAGGGTAAGCAAGTAAGCCGGTATACTTACAGAGCGGTTTTTTAGCGAATAACCATCGTCTCATTCGCATTGCGTTTATTTCCTTATATTAGCAAATAAACGCAACTATTCACAACAGTGGTGTTTAGCCATATGTTGGGCACAAATAAGAAAAGCGAGAAATGATTTTTACTTACCTACTCTTTTGGTGTACACTTTTTCAAGTATCCTCTTGGAAAATAACTCATATTCAAGAGGAGGGACAAGTTTTACTATTAGAGTTGGAAGCTGAAAAAGATACTTTTCTTTATAGTGAGTCTCTTCTGCTCACAGCTCGAGTTAAGAATATAGGTAAGCAACCCGTTTACCTCCCTATTGATTTTTCTGTAGTGAGTAATCTCTTACCTAATGGGGCATCCGGGACTATATTTAATGGCGGCGTTATTCAATTTCGGGTACAACCCATTTCAACATCATCAGTTCTTTATACTGAGAATTTGATCAGGATTGAGCCAAGAGATTTTATTAAACTCCCTCCTCAACAAAGTTACGATTTCAAGTATGATCTGAACATTCATTTTATGAAAATCAACCGTTTCTTATCTGAGGATGACAGCCTGCTACCTATTGAGAGTGGGAAAACTTATCAAATTCAAGCCAGTTATGAAAACAGTTGGAACCATAAAAAACGAGTCAAGAATAATTTTAAAGGAAAATTGCACTCCAAACCTATTACAATCTATTTAAAAGAAGAATAAAATACTGTGCCCAACACTGAATTCAGCCCGCAATTATGCTGCTTCAGCTCAAACCTCAGCCAAGCAATAATTGCGGGAATTTATGTTCCATGGGCCATTATAAACTCAAATGACTCTTAGTTGTTTTACACATAAATTTCAATTCTTCTGAATATTTATATAACGCTTTAATCTCTTTTACTAGAGTTGCCAAAAATCTAATGATGATTTTTTCAGAGAAAGATTGTGGGTAGCAACAAACAAATTTATTGAGCTTATGCTATCCCAAGTTTTTATTGAACAGCAACCAAATGTCATTGTAAATAAACTGGAGAATCTAACCCTGTAGATTCTCCAGCTATTACATTTCTATCTGTGTGGCTTCTGCTTCAGATAAACGTCTTGGATATACTTTCTGAACATATTTGAGCATCTGGTTTTCTTTTGGATTTTTTTCGTCTAATTGCAGATAATGATCAACTGTAATTCCCAGTTTTTCTGCCCGAAGTTCATTGTAAGCTGCCATTAATTCATCCAGCACTTTTAAATAGGTATTATATTCTGTACCTCTGTCGGTTTTCACAGAAACAACCGCTATCTGGGGATTATCAGATAGCGTAGGATCAGCACCGTTATTAGCAAGAAATCTTTTTGCTTCTTTCCTTAACGTATTAATATTCATAGGCATATCTTCTACCAGTAACTCATTTTTGGAATTGATAATTACCTT from Rhodocytophaga rosea carries:
- a CDS encoding N-(5'-phosphoribosyl)anthranilate isomerase; translation: MALKTIVIVNGITNLSDARYCAGMGVEMLGFELDASSPGYVEPQTFKVINEWVAGIKKVGELPRAEYTDLKSLLATYSLDYLQTEDSDNWEELHSAGIPLICKVIWQERWTITDFQQKYKPVAPYVDFFLVEVISFTEELLVTIGEVTALYPVLLDAGGMLVDVEKLLADTSIKGIALKGSHEIRPGLKDFDQLAQILEQLEVED
- a CDS encoding DUF2911 domain-containing protein: MKQIGMMVMALLLTVTFTYAQDNKQSPKATVDGKVIDVTYNQPSLRGRAFGKELAPYGKVWRTGADAATTVVFAKDVKFGGKDVKAGTYTLYTIPTEKEWTVILNKQNGQWGTVYDEKQDLLRVTAPVKKASSPTEKFTIKVDDKANASDLVMMWADATVSVPVTY
- a CDS encoding gluconate:H+ symporter — translated: MPLLIVALGILLLLLLMLVFKLNAFLSLILVSLVVGIAEGMPASAVITSIQNGVGSTLGSLALIIGFGAMLGNLVAESGAAQRITYSLINKFGIKNIHWAMVITGFVVGIPLFYNAGFVILIPIVFTLAASTGLPLVYVGIPMAAALSVTHGFLPPHPGPSAIAVIYKADIGLTLVYGTIIAIPTIILAGPVFSKFLKNINSNPPKGLFVVKEYTDDQMPSYGVSLFTALVPVLLMAISASINFFLPQDSPARPVFSFLGDPVIALLISVLVAIVTLGLNRGKSMTEVMQIITSSISGIAMILLIIGGGGALKQVLVDSGVGNYIADLGKEAQFSPLVLAWSVTALLRICLGSATVAGLTAAGIVLPVIATSGANPELMVLATGAGSLMLSHVNDPGFWMFKEYFGLTLPQTLSSWSVMETIVSVMGLLGVLVLDAFV
- a CDS encoding YeiH family protein produces the protein MALVKTTSNKLTTITRNEDWASVLIGFLLIGIILFVYKPAVVKFSWNSAQTFLATATHSVSLMNFLSVTLLLLGVTALLRIVNNENIQSFIAGFIVLSLLSYISLVLTANEALKYWGLEYVIFSLLLGIIFRTIFGLPAFLKEAVNSEFYTKTGLVILGTGIIFADILQAGALGLAQAVIVVLCVWYFAFWVSKKMRLDDELSAMIASAVSICGVSAAIAACGAIKGDSKKLSYVVSLVLIVAVPMLVVMPMLANAMHLSPAVGGAWLGGTIDTTGAVVASGALLGEDALKTCTIVKFSQNVLLGVAALLLSVSWTLKKQPGKKVDYHVIWERFPKFVLGFLAASLLFSFVLQPETVKAGKDSFKFVQTLWFSLAFVCIGLETNFRDLFRMEDGRPLMAFLTAQTFNIIITLAIALLLFGGILFAVPVFTK
- a CDS encoding ExbD/TolR family protein — protein: MAKSTNRATPEINASSMADIAFLLLIFFLVTTTIGADKGLQMLLPPEKTINNRPSDVHDRNVLKVIINSKNELLVEDMPMNINTLRKEAKRFLANNGADPTLSDNPQIAVVSVKTDRGTEYNTYLKVLDELMAAYNELRAEKLGITVDHYLQLDEKNPKENQMLKYVQKVYPRRLSEAEATQIEM
- a CDS encoding phytanoyl-CoA dioxygenase family protein, yielding MAANPLSQIFSKEKLVDSTLLNKIGVQPFRIIMANLASQIRSKSEGNSLTDQINTLKEEGLLVISNFLPAEEFAKIKQEAMQLISDPANISRVIKDGPNSLKVFDLTDQLITKAPTLLNYFNNEKLLTLFGSTTKKGIKPENIVKWLEVLEQGEGNRHADTQTHMHSDTYYDTYKAWLYLEDITLNKAPFAYVKSTQKVNMARLRYDYKNSISERPSPSRRITEEEINQRALKETIVTCKANTLAMANTFGYHRRLEGESGNSRIALYTSVRFHPFKL
- a CDS encoding cold-shock protein; its protein translation is MPQGTVKFFNESKGYGFIKDDDSQQDIFVHVSGLEEEIRENDRVSYKITEDKRGSKAIEVKMV
- a CDS encoding tetratricopeptide repeat protein; the protein is MNGYFKITLQGLVLFIFFNIILTGCTQSSEAFLKKGREMMQAQKFSEALPYLNQAIEKDVENSEAFNARAVTYFELKKYQEALLDYEQAIRLNPESYKPYYNRAQVRLALNDMSNALADSDKAITLQPDSSDLYTNRAFIYHKTGKIREALADFDKAILLAPSDANAYYNRGVFRFELQDLKGSITDFAKAAELDRKMAKAYYSLGLAHLSAQNKEQGCISLKQANRLGHQAAKQAVTQYCGETQ
- a CDS encoding glyoxalase, encoding MSRDSQLLNVRPTLHIDSESALPEEQFQNQTLRPILKLQNDLLLVIFESFLAEKSIHFERLTAFQQRVSIENAIKKDLPVRHTLIGCIMGLLTKAEYETFLANRLAYNKRLTALIISRLTDQLVKAQ